Proteins co-encoded in one Arachis hypogaea cultivar Tifrunner chromosome 11, arahy.Tifrunner.gnm2.J5K5, whole genome shotgun sequence genomic window:
- the LOC112721337 gene encoding uncharacterized protein, with translation MLIAQSRQKSYADQRRKPLEFEEGEHVFLKVTLTTGVGRAIKTKKLNTRYIDLFQILKRIGQLWKYTPNAGHVLEPESAQVREDSTLQVTPVRIDDTSIKRLSGKEVSLVKVTWIRAEIEEHMWELESKMRNDYPHLFAGSEYVIVKQN, from the exons ATGCTTATTGCTCAAAGCCGTCAGAAAAGCTACgctgatcagaggcgaaagcctttaGAGTTTGAGGAAGGAGAGCATGTGTTCCTGAAAGTTACTCTAACAACTGGAGTGGGTAGAGCGATCAAAACAAAGAAGCTGAACACTCGTTATATCGATCTGTTTCAAATTCTGAAGAGAATTGGACAG CTTTGGAAGTATACTCCTAATGCTGGTCATGTTCTGGAACCTGAGTCGGCTCAAGTAAGAGAAGATTCGACACTGCAAGTAACCCCGGTTAGAATTGACGACACCAGCATCAAACGATTGAGTGGCAAAGAGGTTTCATTGGTGAAAGTCACTTGGATTCGGGCTGAAATCGAAGAACACATGTGGGAACTTGAATCCAAAATGCGGAACGACTATCCACACTTGTTCGCAG GTAGTGAATATGTGATTGTGAAACAAAATTGA
- the LOC112720825 gene encoding L-lactate dehydrogenase A, producing MHKSPSGSTLGPGGLDLTQAFFRPITNAAPPSPTKRQTKISVIGVGNVGMAIAQTILTQDLTDELVLIDNKADKLRGEMLDLQHAAAFLPRTKIYASVDYAVTAGSDLCIITAGARQNAGESRLNLLQRNLALFKSIVPPLARYSPQTVLLIVSNPVDVLTYLAWKLSGFPSNRVIGSGTNLDSSRFRFLIADHLDVNAQDVQAYIVGEHGDSSVALWSSISIGGVPVLSFLEKQQIAYEKETLENIHKAVIDSAYEVISLKGYTSWAIGYSVASLARSILRDQRKIHPVSVLAKGFYGISNEVFLSLPAQLGRGGVLGVTNVHLNEEELQRLRDSAKTILEVQTQLDL from the exons ATGCATAAGAGTCCCTCAGGTTCCACACTGGGCCCAGGTGGGCTCGACCTAACCCAGGCCTTCTTCAGGCCCATAACAAACGCCGCACCACCCTCGCCAACCAAGCGCCAAACCAAGATCTCAGTCATCGGCGTCGGCAACGTCGGGATGGCCATTGCTCAGACCATCCTCACTCAAGATCTCACCGACGAGCTCGTCCTCATCGACAACAAGGCCGACAAGCTCCGCGGCGAGATGCTCGACCTCCAGCACGCCGCCGCCTTCCTTCCCCGCACAAAGATCTACGCCTCCGTGGACTACGCCGTCACCGCCGGCTCCGACCTCTGCATAATCACCGCAGGTGCACGCCAGAACGCTGGCGAGTCAAGGCTGAACCTGCTCCAGAGGAACCTCGCGCTGTTCAAGAGCATTGTGCCACCGCTTGCGCGGTACTCACCGCAGACGGTGCTGCTCATCGTTTCGAACCCCGTGGACGTTCTGACTTACTTGGCGTGGAAGCTCTCCGGTTTTCCATCGAACCGGGTTATCGGGTCGGGTACGAACTTGGACTCCTCAAGGTTCAGGTTCCTCATCGCGGATCATCTCGACGTCAACGCTCAGGACGTGCAG GCTTACATAGTGGGGGAACATGGGGATAGCTCGGTGGCTCTGTGGTCTAGCATCAGCATTGGTGGTGTTCCAGTTCTGAGCTTTTTGGAGAAACAGCAGATAGCATACGAGAAGGAAACATTAGAGAACATACACAAAGCAGTGATAGACAGCGCCTATGAAGTTATCAGCCTCAAAGGCTACACTTCTTGGGCCATTGGCTACTCTGTTGCTAGCTTGGCGCGCTCTATTCTCCGGGACCAAAGGAAGATCCACCCTGTCTCTGTTTTGGCAAAAGGCTTCTACGGCATTAGCAACGAAGTGTTCCTCAGCTTGCCAGCACAGCTTGGTCGCGGAGGAGTGTTGGGTGTGACCAATGTGCACTTGAATGAAGAGGAGTTACAAAGGCTCAGGGACTCTGCCAAGACCATACTTGAGGTGCAGACTCAGTTAGATCTTTAA